The genome window TTTTAGCGATTTCTGCAGCTTTTTCATCTGCATTTTTATAACCATCACCTTGGATATCCCAAAGAGAGATATCTGTTGGTTTTTTCTCACCGTTGTAAGATGAAATTTTCACTTCGTGTCTTGCAGCAGCAGGATTCTTCACATATTCTGCAAGTGTAGTCTCTTGGATGATAGACTCACGCGCCATGATTGTCTCATGCGTTTGTGTTTGAGCAACTTGCTCTTGTCTACCTGCCGACTTCACTTCGATACCTGAAGTAATATTATAGTCTACAAATCCATTGTCAGAACCAGCAAATGCAAATGCGTTAACGCCACCAGCCTCAGCTGCTACACGTCCTGCACCTTCACCTCTACCGTATCCGTAAGGAATTGCGATTACGTTCTTTTTCAAACCAGGCTGTACGATTGCTGGCAACTCGATTGTGTTACCGTTGATCGTGATCGCTACTACGTTTTTCTTAGTCTCAAACTCTTCAGCTGAGAACAATTCTTTCGCCAAAGCTTGAGAAATTGCAACGTAGTTACCCCAAGTCACTTTCGTGATTGGATCTGGAGTTTCTTGAAGCATTGGGTTGTTAGCCATTGCACCGTTACCGATTAGGGTTGGAGCAAAAACTACAAGTTCAATACCTTCGTTATTTTTCTTATACTTTGATCTGATTACTTGACCAGCAGCATCAACATCAAAGCTTGAAGTATAATCTACTGAAGCATCACTAGATTCGTGTACACTTACTGTAGAAGCAACTTCCAATACACCATTGTGAAGTGAACGTACCCAGAACTTATCAAAAGTAGCTTCTTTTGATTGAAGAGGGAACAAGTTCTCTTTCCAATAAGTCTTGATGATTTCCTCGTAACTACGTACATCGCCTGCCCAAGTCAAGAATGAATCTTGTGCTTGACGAGTATCGAAGATTTTAGAGATTGTTGGTTGTCCTAATGAGAAGAAACCTTTCTTAACTTCTGCATCATTCCAAGCCTCAAGATAATGTGTATCTGGAGCGTTGTATGTACAAAGAGAAGCTGTTTCGTTTAATCTATCTGCAGTAGCAACTGAAAGTTTAGCTTTCTTAATTGCCTCAGCGATTTCAGCACCTCTTGGGTGATCGTACACAGGGTTTGTGTTGTAGAAAACTACTGAACCTACACGACCTGATTTCAAGTCGTTGATGAAATTAGTCATTGCCTTGTCACTTCCTTGCTTAGTGAAAGAAGGATTGTTCAAGTCCAATGTCTTACCGTAGTTATCTAGCATTTGGTTGATACCATTCACCAACTGTTGTACTGCTACATTGTTGATTCCTGACACTACCAATGATTTGCCTTTTGCTTTCAAAAGGGCTTTCGCAGCTTTAGTAATTGTCTCAGCTTTTACTGCTGGAGCTTTTACGGCTGTATTTCCTGTTGCTTTTGCTACTTCGTTGTAAAGAGCGGCAACATAAAGACCTTCTTCTGAAGGTTTAACTGGCGTACGGTAGTCAGCAGATGAACCTGTAATTGTCAACATGCTTTCGAACTGGAAGTGTTGAGACATTTCCTTCTTGTTCGGTCCTACTTTACGTCCTGGAGTATATTGAGCAGTATGCTCAACACCAGCTACCCAGTTATTGTGGAAATCAGCACCAAAGCTGACAATAACGTTTGCTTTGTCAAAGCTATAAGAAGGAACAACTGCTTTACCGAATTGTGCCTTGTTAGCTTCGATCATTGCAGAAACAGTTTCTTGATCGTAAGTAACTACCTCTGCATTATATTTATCAGCAAATGCATTAAGAGCAATTTTTGTTGAAGGAGAAACGATAGAGTGAGAGACTACTACAGTTTTCCCAGCTTTGCCCAAGCCACTGATTACTTCTTTATCTAATTCTTTCCAGCTAACTTTCTTTCCACCTTTCGTTGGATACTGGATTTTCTCTACATCATAAAGTGAGATCACTGAAGCGTGCGCTCTAGCTGATGCACCACCTCTAGTAACTGAAGAGAATGTGTTACCCTCTACAAAGATTGGTCTACCTTCTCTTGTTTTTACAACGATTGGGTAAGCCTCACTACCATTGATGAAAGTAGAAGCATAATAGTTAGGAACACCTGGGTCTACGTTTTCAGGTTTGTTCAAGTAAGGGATAGCTTTCTTTACTGGAGCTTCACAAGCTGCCAAAGAAACTGCCGCCAAACTGAATCCCATTTTCTTCAAGAAGTCACGTCTAGTGTCGCCACTTTCCTCCCCACTATTATCACCATAAGCATCTTTAATTGGTAAATGCTCTGGGAATTCCTTATCTGCATTTTTTACGAACTCAGGGTCGTTTGTCAGTTGCTCAACGCCCTTCCAATATATTTTCTTTGTCATGGTCTTTTAGTCAAAAACTTTAAAGTTTGTATGCCAAACGTTAGACAAAAATTAGTAGTGGCATTTCGCACACTCCAAACCTCCGATATTTTCTACTTTCATTGGTTCTTTAGCCGTGCTTTCGTGCAACTCAACTAGTCTATCGTAGTATTCGTTACCCTTTGTATTCACATCTGTTTTTCTGTGACAGTCAATACACCATCCCATTGTTAGAAGTGAATGTTGTTGCACGATTTCCATCTCCTTGATATCTCCGTGACAAGTTTCACACTCGACACCACCCACTTTAACGTGTTGTTGATGGTTAAAATAAGCCAAGTCAGGTAGGTTATGGATTCTTACCCACTGAATAGGTTGATTATTTTCAATCGCAGCATAGATTTTTTGAATCTCTTCAGACTCAGTTCTTACTTGCGAGTGACAGTTCATACAAATGTTAGCAGAAGGAATGTTTGCATTCTTTGACTTCTCTACGCCTGTATGACAGTACTTACAATCGATTTCGTAATATCCTGCGTGTAGCTTATGTGAGAAAGCGATTGGCTGCTCAGGAGCATAACCTTGTTGTACACCAATAGAGAATAATCCATCGATTGTCGCTTTAGCTACCACTATGATAAATACGAATGATGCAAATCCTACAAATATTTGACTCTTGAATACTGCGCTAAGGTCAAATTTCTGGTTTACATAAGCTGCGTCATCTGATGACAAATCCTTTTGTTGGTTCAAGTATTTTGTCAATACATTGATCAACATCAAAAGAACAACTAATACGATCACCAAGATAACACCTAAACCAATGATGATTCCGATCAATAGATTTGTACTAACTGCTTGTTCAGCTCCTGCTACAGCTGCATCGCCCGCTGCTGGATCAGTTGCTACCTCTGCCACTTTAGGACCTGCGATAGTCTCCGCTTTCACATAAGCAAGAATAGATAAAATCTCTTCATCAGATACCGCCTGGTTAGGCATGTACTGCTGATACTGCTCGTAGAGGGCTTTTGCATATTCATCCCCACTATCGATAACTTTCTTTGGGTATTTAACAAAATTCTGGATCCACTTAACGTCTCTTCGCTCATATACCGCTTTCAAAGCTGGTCCTACAACCTGCTCATGAACAGCGTGACATGACGAACAGTTGGCGTCAAACAGTTCCGCACCTGCTGCAACTTGTCCTTCATCTGATGGGATACCGTCTCCAGCTCCTTGTCCAAATGAGAGATTTGCCGCCAGCAGTAACCCAAGCCAAAGGATTGCGAATCGCAATCTTGTAACACTTCTGCCGATACTCATTTTTGTATAGTTTTTAGTCTTACTATTACTCTTCTATGTTAACATCCGCAAATCTAGTACTAAGCGTCCTCTTTTCAAATAAATATCAAGCCTGAATGGTGACTTTAATCATAAACATTTTGATATTGATTTTAAAAAAGTTCATTCATAATCAGCATATTAACACCGATTAAGGCTTATTTCGACTTATTTAGAATAACTCTAAATTGCATTATCGAGTTATATTGTTGTCATAAAGTGTCATAAAAACATCTCCATTAACAATTAGAGGAAAGCACCGTCAAACACTTATTTAGTCAACATGAATACCTCCTCTATGTTATGAAGGCTTCTTGATATGAAAGCAAGTTGTCCCTCATGTTAAACATTATTCACTTTTATTAACTCTTAAGTGTAGAATTGTACTTTTATAAGAATTACTAAATCTCATAAAAAGATCAGACTAATAAACTGTAACAACATGAACTACTTGTTACGAAAAAGGTAAAAAAAAACGCCTAGAAGTTAAACTTCTAAGCGTTTTATAAAAGAGAGGTCTCGAGCGGATTCGAACCGCTGTACATGGTTTTGCAGACCACTGCCTAGCCACTCGGCCACGAGACCTTTTGTCTTTTTTGCGATGCAAAGGTAGCAGATAAAGGTAGTTTCACCAAAGCTTTCTAAAATAAAAATGCAAGCTTAGCCATTGCAAACTGATTATCAACCACTTTTTTTTCTTTCAGCTCAAAATTCTTTTCAAAAAAGCATTCAAATGTGTTTTGTATGTAGATGCTGTAAACTTTTTCTTTTATTTTTTTACAATAAAAAAGCTATCTTCATCATCTAATTTAACATCAAAATAGTGCTAGAAAGTTATAAACATAGAGGACTCAGAAGTCAAATGATAAAAATGCTTCAACGAAAAGGTATTTCAAACCATCAAGTTTTAGAAAGTATGGGAAGGATACCTCGTCACCTCTTTATGGATAGTGCTTTCTTAGAACATGCCTACCAAGACAAACCTTTTTCAATTGGTCATGGGCAAACAATTTCTAGTCCTTATACCGTTGCAACTCAAAGCTCATTATTAGAACTTCAAAAAGGAGATAAAGTATTAGAAATTGGTACTGGATCAGGTTATCAAGCCTCCGTTTTAGCAGATATGGGTGCTCAGGTTACAAG of Sediminitomix flava contains these proteins:
- a CDS encoding c-type cytochrome translates to MSIGRSVTRLRFAILWLGLLLAANLSFGQGAGDGIPSDEGQVAAGAELFDANCSSCHAVHEQVVGPALKAVYERRDVKWIQNFVKYPKKVIDSGDEYAKALYEQYQQYMPNQAVSDEEILSILAYVKAETIAGPKVAEVATDPAAGDAAVAGAEQAVSTNLLIGIIIGLGVILVIVLVVLLMLINVLTKYLNQQKDLSSDDAAYVNQKFDLSAVFKSQIFVGFASFVFIIVVAKATIDGLFSIGVQQGYAPEQPIAFSHKLHAGYYEIDCKYCHTGVEKSKNANIPSANICMNCHSQVRTESEEIQKIYAAIENNQPIQWVRIHNLPDLAYFNHQQHVKVGGVECETCHGDIKEMEIVQQHSLLTMGWCIDCHRKTDVNTKGNEYYDRLVELHESTAKEPMKVENIGGLECAKCHY
- a CDS encoding TAT-variant-translocated molybdopterin oxidoreductase encodes the protein MTKKIYWKGVEQLTNDPEFVKNADKEFPEHLPIKDAYGDNSGEESGDTRRDFLKKMGFSLAAVSLAACEAPVKKAIPYLNKPENVDPGVPNYYASTFINGSEAYPIVVKTREGRPIFVEGNTFSSVTRGGASARAHASVISLYDVEKIQYPTKGGKKVSWKELDKEVISGLGKAGKTVVVSHSIVSPSTKIALNAFADKYNAEVVTYDQETVSAMIEANKAQFGKAVVPSYSFDKANVIVSFGADFHNNWVAGVEHTAQYTPGRKVGPNKKEMSQHFQFESMLTITGSSADYRTPVKPSEEGLYVAALYNEVAKATGNTAVKAPAVKAETITKAAKALLKAKGKSLVVSGINNVAVQQLVNGINQMLDNYGKTLDLNNPSFTKQGSDKAMTNFINDLKSGRVGSVVFYNTNPVYDHPRGAEIAEAIKKAKLSVATADRLNETASLCTYNAPDTHYLEAWNDAEVKKGFFSLGQPTISKIFDTRQAQDSFLTWAGDVRSYEEIIKTYWKENLFPLQSKEATFDKFWVRSLHNGVLEVASTVSVHESSDASVDYTSSFDVDAAGQVIRSKYKKNNEGIELVVFAPTLIGNGAMANNPMLQETPDPITKVTWGNYVAISQALAKELFSAEEFETKKNVVAITINGNTIELPAIVQPGLKKNVIAIPYGYGRGEGAGRVAAEAGGVNAFAFAGSDNGFVDYNITSGIEVKSAGRQEQVAQTQTHETIMARESIIQETTLAEYVKNPAAARHEVKISSYNGEKKPTDISLWDIQGDGYKNADEKAAEIAKKPATALLWNERIGFKSDVHEYNNHHWGLAIDLNACNGCNACVVACHTENNVPVVGKEEVINRREMHWLRIDRYYAHEEADVSMPDDYMTMERALENPEVVFQPMMCQHCNNAPCETVCPVAATTHSTEGLNQMTYNRCIGTKYCANNCPYKVRRFNWFKYHNNNEFNYHMNNDLGKMVLNPDVTVRSRGVMEKCSMCVQRIQAGKLKAKTEGREMRDGDATTACAASCTAGAIQFGDLNDSNSNVRKLLEGELEERAYNVLDEINVRPNVYYLAKVRNKDASKKHDA